In the genome of Bryobacteraceae bacterium, one region contains:
- a CDS encoding MgtC/SapB family protein, whose protein sequence is MLPGEPWIGMAVALLIGLLVGLQREMVQQPSRAGLRDFLIASLTGGVCALVGDPLFTASILVVLVAVTLVCSWRGLTPESGMTTELALVAVFSLAFAAAYPPLAVSRPVVVSLAIVLAAALEAKRALDRFVHETITAQEFSDTIRFLAAIFVIYPILPRGAYGPYEFFEPRLVWLFVILVSSISFAGYFLRKFLGAAQGLRLTAALGALTSTTAVTAALASESREHPGHTRTYAAAAALANAIQFPRVWAIVAVVSPGLAARTWLPFATACLAGLVIYAVWSRDSPEPEAIGFAADNPFRLGPALKFGAAFSAILLLMKWTNATWGGAASSWSGALAGTLDVDSVAVSLSRMAVGGAVAETLAWWGIFTAMASNAVAKTAIAGSASRALGVRAGLAMGIMLAVAAGTWALAPHLA, encoded by the coding sequence ATGTTGCCCGGCGAACCGTGGATCGGAATGGCCGTTGCGCTGCTGATCGGCCTGCTCGTAGGCCTGCAGCGCGAAATGGTCCAGCAGCCCTCCCGCGCGGGGCTTCGCGATTTCCTCATCGCTTCGCTCACCGGGGGCGTTTGCGCGCTGGTCGGCGATCCGCTGTTCACGGCTTCGATCCTCGTCGTGCTCGTCGCCGTGACGCTGGTCTGCTCGTGGCGCGGACTGACGCCGGAGTCCGGCATGACCACCGAACTCGCCCTGGTGGCCGTGTTCTCGCTCGCTTTCGCGGCCGCCTACCCGCCGCTCGCCGTCTCGCGTCCCGTCGTGGTGAGCCTCGCCATCGTGCTCGCCGCCGCGCTCGAGGCTAAGCGCGCGCTTGACCGGTTCGTCCACGAAACCATCACCGCCCAGGAATTCTCCGATACCATCCGCTTCCTGGCCGCCATCTTCGTCATCTACCCGATATTGCCCCGCGGCGCCTACGGCCCCTACGAATTCTTCGAGCCGCGGCTGGTCTGGCTGTTCGTTATCCTTGTCTCCTCCATCTCCTTCGCCGGCTACTTCCTGCGCAAGTTCCTCGGCGCGGCGCAGGGCTTGCGTCTCACGGCCGCGCTCGGGGCTCTCACCTCCACCACCGCCGTTACCGCCGCCCTCGCCTCGGAAAGCCGTGAGCATCCCGGCCACACCCGTACTTACGCCGCGGCCGCCGCGCTCGCCAATGCCATTCAGTTCCCCCGCGTATGGGCGATCGTCGCCGTTGTCTCACCCGGACTGGCCGCGCGCACATGGCTCCCGTTCGCCACCGCCTGCCTCGCGGGCCTTGTCATCTACGCCGTGTGGAGCCGCGACAGCCCCGAACCCGAGGCCATCGGCTTCGCCGCCGACAACCCGTTTCGCCTCGGCCCGGCGCTGAAATTCGGCGCTGCCTTCTCCGCCATCCTGCTGCTCATGAAATGGACCAACGCGACCTGGGGCGGCGCGGCCTCCTCCTGGAGCGGCGCCCTCGCCGGCACGCTCGATGTCGATTCGGTGGCGGTGTCCCTCAGCCGCATGGCCGTGGGCGGCGCCGTTGCTGAAACGCTCGCCTGGTGGGGCATCTTCACGGCGATGGCCTCGAACGCCGTCGCCAAAACCGCCATCGCCGGCTCCGCCAGCCGCGCTCTCGGTGTCCGCGCCGGGCTGGCGATGGGGATCATGCTGGCGGTCGCGGCCGGAACCTGGGCGCTCGCGCCGCACCTGGCGTGA
- a CDS encoding AsmA family protein has protein sequence MSAGVRRVVRWSLVVLAVLAAIVLSAPFVGADRFAAAIHEGLESKLGRTVDLRGEIRFRAFPRLGFTVEDPLGGSAMVIHELRSMGMEPVAYVERLEVSVALGALLRGQMELAGIRLVNPSVNLMKLPGGGWNLQPLIRQALGKGSFPEIAVTGGRLNFKTGDLKSMFYLAETDLVVEADLSDPSRFGIRVEGDPARTDRGTRAFGRLSGRGMLTWPDGSAPGDARLEMSLSVERSAISEIASLAAAKPAPVNGFVASRFRLTGPLKDLGIEGSVELDQVERAVLFARSGSRLALSGKFRLEEGALLLETADSAEAPVSARVEVNALFGQPRPAVSFGLREVPAASLRDLLSEMGYGELGQMPVEGQVSGSFAWSPEAGARGEFTMSEARIGGGPPLGLEGVAIRVADQKVELAPALVRIGREAVTAGAVWNPVTGELEVKLASSGISAAELRRLSADVLRAEPPWVTEWSGIWSGSLTMKRSGGGKPVWTGPLRVAKARAPDAGGMGAVAIDSAQASLRTASWSIRNAEGEVDGTPVRFDYSSDGTLALRLGRVEMGRIAAAMRQLHSMAGKAPVARGTVSVASITGGMGTWRVRGAGIRARFFLQGGQLLFREIAGTVEGAPVSGRMEVSFTRDAPAYSGHAALRGVSWQLGTLDLEGDFEASGADVPGTFRWRGSFAGSDAQLGPGRVWDALAGCFDYSSPGGTPKLALTAMEVETGGAVWLGRGTAAADGRIPIVLSPVGDGEPVRAAGRLGPFRVELGAAAPAALAAGEKSASKQD, from the coding sequence ATGAGCGCGGGTGTCCGGCGGGTGGTTCGATGGTCACTGGTGGTACTGGCCGTATTGGCGGCGATTGTCTTGAGCGCGCCTTTCGTGGGCGCGGACCGTTTCGCGGCGGCGATCCACGAGGGGCTTGAATCCAAGCTGGGGCGGACGGTGGACCTGCGCGGCGAGATTCGGTTTCGCGCTTTTCCGCGGCTGGGATTCACGGTGGAAGATCCGCTGGGCGGCAGTGCGATGGTGATCCACGAGCTGCGTTCCATGGGAATGGAGCCGGTGGCCTACGTGGAGCGGCTGGAGGTGAGCGTCGCGCTCGGAGCGCTCTTGCGCGGGCAAATGGAACTTGCCGGCATCCGTCTGGTGAACCCGAGCGTGAACCTGATGAAGCTGCCCGGCGGCGGGTGGAATCTGCAACCACTGATCCGGCAGGCGCTGGGCAAGGGTTCGTTCCCGGAAATCGCGGTGACGGGCGGGCGGCTGAATTTCAAGACCGGCGACCTGAAGTCCATGTTCTACCTGGCCGAGACGGACCTCGTGGTGGAAGCCGATCTGTCGGATCCCTCGCGGTTCGGGATCCGGGTGGAAGGCGACCCGGCGCGTACGGACCGGGGGACGCGAGCATTCGGACGGCTGAGCGGGCGGGGCATGTTGACCTGGCCGGACGGCAGCGCTCCGGGTGACGCGCGGCTCGAGATGAGCCTTTCGGTGGAGCGCTCGGCGATCTCGGAGATCGCGTCGCTGGCGGCGGCGAAACCGGCGCCGGTGAACGGCTTCGTGGCGTCGCGCTTCCGGTTGACGGGTCCGCTGAAAGACCTTGGGATTGAAGGATCGGTGGAGTTGGACCAGGTGGAGAGGGCGGTGCTGTTCGCGCGGAGCGGGTCCCGGCTGGCGCTGAGCGGCAAGTTCCGGTTGGAAGAGGGCGCGCTACTGCTCGAGACGGCGGACTCGGCAGAGGCGCCGGTATCGGCGCGGGTGGAGGTGAACGCGTTGTTTGGCCAGCCGCGGCCGGCGGTATCGTTCGGGTTGCGCGAAGTGCCCGCGGCGTCGCTCCGCGATCTGCTTTCCGAAATGGGGTATGGAGAACTGGGGCAGATGCCGGTGGAGGGGCAGGTGAGCGGCTCATTCGCGTGGTCGCCGGAAGCGGGGGCCCGAGGTGAGTTCACGATGTCGGAGGCGCGCATCGGCGGGGGACCGCCGCTGGGCCTGGAGGGCGTGGCCATTCGGGTGGCCGATCAGAAGGTGGAGTTGGCTCCGGCGCTGGTGCGGATCGGGCGGGAAGCGGTGACAGCGGGCGCGGTCTGGAATCCGGTGACCGGGGAACTGGAAGTGAAGCTGGCGAGCAGCGGCATATCGGCGGCGGAGCTGAGACGGCTCTCAGCGGATGTGCTGCGCGCGGAGCCGCCGTGGGTGACGGAGTGGTCCGGGATATGGAGCGGCTCGCTGACGATGAAGCGTTCCGGCGGCGGGAAGCCGGTGTGGACGGGCCCGCTGCGAGTGGCGAAGGCGAGGGCGCCGGACGCGGGCGGAATGGGCGCGGTGGCGATCGATAGCGCGCAAGCATCGTTGCGAACGGCGTCCTGGAGTATCCGGAACGCGGAGGGAGAAGTGGATGGGACGCCGGTGCGTTTCGACTATTCGAGCGACGGAACGCTGGCGCTGCGTCTGGGCCGCGTGGAGATGGGAAGGATCGCCGCGGCGATGCGCCAGCTTCACTCGATGGCCGGAAAGGCTCCGGTGGCGCGCGGCACGGTGTCGGTGGCGAGCATCACCGGCGGCATGGGAACGTGGCGAGTGCGCGGCGCCGGAATTCGGGCACGGTTTTTTCTGCAGGGAGGACAACTCTTGTTTCGCGAAATCGCCGGGACGGTGGAGGGGGCTCCGGTTTCGGGACGGATGGAGGTTTCGTTCACGCGCGACGCTCCCGCCTATTCCGGGCATGCCGCCCTCCGGGGCGTTTCCTGGCAATTGGGAACGCTGGATCTCGAGGGCGATTTCGAAGCGTCGGGCGCCGATGTTCCGGGAACGTTCCGGTGGCGCGGATCGTTTGCGGGAAGCGACGCGCAACTGGGGCCGGGTCGCGTTTGGGATGCGTTGGCGGGGTGTTTCGACTATTCGTCGCCGGGGGGGACGCCGAAGCTCGCGTTGACGGCGATGGAGGTGGAAACGGGCGGAGCGGTATGGTTGGGACGCGGGACGGCGGCGGCGGACGGGCGGATTCCGATCGTGCTGTCGCCGGTGGGAGACGGGGAGCCTGTGCGGGCGGCAGGCCGGCTCGGGCCGTTCCGGGTGGAATTGGGCGCCGCGGCTCCGGCGGCGCTGGCGGCCGGGGAGAAGAGCGCTTCCAAACAGGATTGA
- a CDS encoding HAD family phosphatase — protein sequence MKSPPPAPCGYLFDLDGVIIHSMPLHNLAWERYLLAHGIDPGDIERRMHGLRNDDIVRDYFGPGLEPGVVHEHGAAKERLWRELMAPEINRWIVPGVCDFIAAANRPLAVASNAEVPNIDFVLDRAGIRRHFSAVVDGHQVERPKPAPDIYIRAAALLRLDPRDCIVFEDSLAGVQAGRDAGARVVGVTTTLRELPGADLLIRDFHDPALAAWLGPPPPR from the coding sequence TTGAAGTCCCCACCTCCTGCCCCCTGCGGTTATCTGTTCGACCTTGACGGCGTCATCATTCATTCGATGCCGCTCCACAACCTCGCCTGGGAGCGTTATCTCCTCGCTCACGGCATCGACCCCGGCGACATCGAGAGGCGCATGCACGGCCTCCGCAACGACGATATCGTCCGCGACTACTTTGGTCCGGGGCTCGAGCCCGGTGTCGTCCACGAACACGGAGCCGCCAAGGAACGCCTCTGGCGGGAACTGATGGCCCCCGAAATCAACCGCTGGATCGTACCCGGAGTCTGCGATTTCATCGCTGCCGCCAACCGCCCGCTCGCCGTCGCGTCGAACGCCGAAGTCCCGAATATCGATTTCGTTCTCGATCGCGCCGGTATCCGCCGCCACTTCTCCGCCGTCGTCGACGGCCACCAGGTGGAGCGCCCCAAGCCCGCGCCGGACATCTACATTCGCGCGGCCGCGCTCCTCCGTCTCGACCCGCGCGACTGCATCGTCTTTGAGGATTCGCTTGCCGGAGTCCAGGCCGGGCGCGACGCCGGCGCCCGTGTGGTCGGCGTCACCACCACCCTGCGGGAACTCCCCGGAGCCGATCTCCTCATCCGCGATTTCCACGACCCCGCCCTCGCCGCATGGCTGGGGCCGCCTCCGCCACGATAG
- a CDS encoding sugar phosphate isomerase/epimerase family protein: MTRRTVLPILAAPMLPASLAPAASSPDRKLPVCAFSKHFQWTTVAEAAQLAASIGYDGLDLTVRAGGHVLPERVHDDLPAAVEAVKKAGISVPMVTAGIVDIRSPHAEAMIRTMAALGIRRYRWGGFRYDARKPIPAQIADYKSASRELAALNARHGVCAMYHTHSGTGQFGASIWDLWETLRDLDTQHVAVNLDAGHATVEGGLGGWINSTRLVMPMTRGIALKDFRWEKDAKGWKPRWCALGEGMVDFPKFLALVKQGGFEGPLQLHMEYEELGAAHAGKPTLDIPKDRFIHLCKADLEKLRVWLREAGLA, translated from the coding sequence ATGACCAGACGCACCGTTCTCCCGATCCTCGCCGCGCCCATGCTTCCCGCCTCGCTCGCGCCCGCCGCCTCCAGTCCGGACCGCAAGCTTCCCGTCTGCGCGTTCTCCAAGCACTTCCAGTGGACCACCGTTGCCGAAGCGGCCCAACTTGCCGCCTCCATCGGCTACGACGGCCTCGACCTCACCGTCCGCGCCGGCGGCCACGTGCTCCCCGAACGCGTCCACGACGATCTGCCCGCCGCCGTCGAAGCCGTGAAGAAAGCGGGCATCTCCGTGCCGATGGTCACCGCCGGCATCGTCGACATCCGTTCCCCGCACGCCGAAGCGATGATCCGCACCATGGCCGCGCTCGGCATTCGCCGCTATCGTTGGGGCGGCTTCCGCTATGACGCCCGCAAGCCCATCCCCGCCCAGATCGCCGACTACAAATCCGCGTCCCGCGAGCTCGCCGCGCTGAACGCCCGGCACGGAGTCTGCGCGATGTACCACACCCACTCCGGAACCGGCCAGTTCGGCGCCTCCATCTGGGATCTCTGGGAGACCCTCCGCGATCTCGACACGCAACACGTCGCCGTCAACCTCGACGCCGGGCACGCCACGGTTGAAGGCGGCCTCGGCGGCTGGATCAACTCCACGCGCCTCGTGATGCCCATGACGCGCGGTATCGCCCTGAAGGACTTCCGCTGGGAGAAGGACGCCAAGGGCTGGAAGCCCCGTTGGTGCGCGCTCGGCGAAGGCATGGTCGACTTCCCGAAGTTCCTCGCGCTGGTGAAGCAGGGCGGCTTCGAAGGGCCTCTGCAGTTGCATATGGAATACGAAGAGCTCGGCGCCGCGCACGCCGGCAAGCCCACCCTCGACATCCCCAAGGACCGCTTCATCCATCTCTGCAAGGCCGACCTCGAGAAGCTCCGCGTCTGGCTCCGCGAAGCCGGACTCGCGTAG
- a CDS encoding enoyl-CoA hydratase-related protein, translating to MAFTEVLYSITSGVATVTLNRPEKLNAWTATIEQEFTAAIGSAAEDPAVRAIVVTGAGRGFCAGADMSLLDAASKAAAPVAGHDDASRKRYAWMLDVPKPVIAAINGPAVGLGLAIALYCDFRVAAESARLATVFARRGLIAEFGMAWLLPRLIGVAHATDLLMTARPIDAAEAHRIGLVHRVYPDAGFAASAAALAHELATAVSPRSLAVMKRQIWAGLEEGLGASIDRAFGEMLESLRCDDFREGVAHFLEKRPPAFTGR from the coding sequence GTGGCGTTCACCGAAGTCCTCTATTCGATAACCTCGGGCGTCGCCACAGTCACCCTGAACCGCCCCGAGAAGCTCAACGCCTGGACTGCGACGATCGAACAGGAATTCACCGCCGCCATCGGGAGCGCGGCCGAAGATCCCGCCGTTCGCGCCATCGTCGTCACCGGCGCCGGACGCGGATTCTGCGCCGGCGCGGACATGAGTCTCCTCGACGCCGCCTCCAAGGCCGCCGCTCCCGTCGCCGGCCACGACGACGCATCCCGGAAACGCTACGCTTGGATGCTCGACGTCCCCAAGCCCGTGATCGCCGCCATCAATGGCCCGGCCGTCGGACTCGGCCTCGCGATCGCGCTCTACTGCGATTTCCGCGTCGCCGCTGAATCCGCCCGCCTCGCTACCGTCTTCGCGCGCCGCGGCCTTATTGCCGAGTTCGGAATGGCCTGGCTGCTTCCAAGACTGATCGGCGTCGCCCACGCCACGGATCTGTTGATGACCGCTCGCCCCATCGATGCCGCCGAGGCCCACCGCATCGGACTCGTCCACCGCGTCTACCCCGACGCCGGTTTCGCCGCTTCCGCCGCCGCGCTCGCCCACGAACTCGCCACGGCCGTATCGCCTCGATCCCTCGCCGTGATGAAGCGCCAGATCTGGGCCGGCCTCGAAGAAGGCCTCGGCGCGTCGATTGATCGCGCGTTCGGTGAAATGCTCGAGAGTCTCCGCTGCGACGACTTCCGCGAAGGCGTCGCGCACTTCCTTGAAAAACGTCCGCCCGCCTTCACCGGAAGATAG
- a CDS encoding sulfatase-like hydrolase/transferase, whose protein sequence is MILADDLGYSDPGCFGGDLETPNLDRLARGGLRFSQAYSTARCMPSRGALLSGFYSQQSGLEQNRNARPAPWVRFLPQQLGPLGYRCYHSGKWHISATMPVAGAGFHHSYFLGDQDRFFSPARHHLDDQPLPQPKPDSGYYATSEIGARARGWLDLHAREHAGDPFFLYMAFTSPHFPLQALAEDIERFRDKFLKGWDRVRDERWRRARRMGLVNCRPAKLEPETWPFWNVAQDDLARRIGEGEVGRAVPWESLNETQRRFQAMKMAIHAAMAYRMDVEIGKVLDRLGAMGALDNTLILFFSDNGASAEQLIRADGHDPSAAPGSWRSHLCLGPGWSSAANSPFRLHKSWIHEGGISSPTIAHWPAGIGAKGVIRHTPCHLIDVLPTFVDAAGGKPMGGEGAPAYPGRSLLPAFARDGAVRRDYLFFHHMDNRGLREGRWKAVSAGRVDGNRSAGVGEWELYDLERDRGETTNLAAKHPDRTRAMAARWEKLEAEFTGWRK, encoded by the coding sequence ATGATTCTCGCCGACGACCTCGGCTACTCCGACCCTGGCTGTTTCGGCGGCGATCTCGAAACGCCGAACCTGGACCGGCTGGCGCGCGGTGGGCTGCGTTTTTCGCAAGCCTATTCGACGGCGCGCTGCATGCCATCGCGCGGGGCACTGCTCTCGGGATTCTACTCCCAGCAATCGGGGTTGGAACAGAATCGCAACGCGAGGCCGGCGCCGTGGGTGCGCTTTCTGCCGCAGCAGCTCGGCCCGCTCGGATACCGCTGTTATCACTCGGGGAAGTGGCACATTTCGGCGACGATGCCCGTGGCCGGCGCGGGGTTCCACCACTCCTACTTTCTCGGCGACCAGGACCGGTTCTTCTCTCCCGCCCGGCATCATCTCGACGACCAGCCGCTCCCGCAGCCAAAGCCCGACAGCGGCTACTACGCGACCTCGGAGATCGGCGCGCGCGCCCGCGGATGGCTGGACCTGCACGCGCGCGAACATGCCGGCGACCCCTTCTTTCTCTACATGGCGTTCACGTCGCCGCATTTCCCGCTGCAGGCGCTCGCCGAAGATATCGAACGGTTCCGGGACAAGTTCCTGAAGGGCTGGGATCGCGTGCGCGACGAACGCTGGCGGCGGGCGCGACGGATGGGGCTGGTGAACTGCCGTCCGGCGAAGCTCGAGCCGGAGACGTGGCCGTTTTGGAACGTGGCTCAAGACGATCTGGCGCGGCGGATCGGAGAAGGCGAGGTGGGGCGGGCCGTGCCCTGGGAATCGCTGAACGAAACGCAGCGCCGGTTTCAGGCGATGAAGATGGCGATCCACGCGGCAATGGCATACCGGATGGATGTGGAGATCGGGAAGGTGCTCGACCGGTTGGGGGCGATGGGCGCTCTCGACAACACGCTCATTCTGTTCTTCTCCGACAACGGGGCGAGCGCGGAGCAGTTGATCCGGGCCGATGGGCACGATCCTTCGGCGGCGCCGGGCTCATGGCGGTCCCATCTGTGTCTGGGACCGGGATGGTCGAGCGCGGCCAACTCGCCGTTCCGGCTGCACAAGTCGTGGATTCACGAGGGCGGCATTTCGTCGCCGACGATCGCGCATTGGCCGGCCGGGATTGGAGCGAAGGGCGTCATCCGTCACACGCCGTGCCATCTGATCGACGTGCTGCCGACGTTCGTGGACGCGGCGGGCGGGAAGCCGATGGGCGGCGAGGGGGCTCCGGCGTACCCGGGGCGGTCCCTATTGCCGGCCTTCGCGCGAGACGGAGCGGTGCGGCGCGACTATCTTTTCTTCCACCATATGGACAACCGCGGGCTGCGCGAGGGGAGGTGGAAGGCGGTATCGGCGGGGCGCGTGGATGGGAACCGATCGGCGGGCGTGGGCGAGTGGGAGCTATACGACCTGGAACGCGACCGCGGCGAAACGACGAATCTGGCGGCGAAGCATCCAGACCGGACGCGGGCGATGGCGGCGCGATGGGAGAAGCTGGAGGCCGAGTTCACGGGCTGGCGAAAGTAG
- a CDS encoding XdhC/CoxI family protein, with amino-acid sequence MDIFDEIVALRRKGQRSALATIVQVNGSIPSYESAKLLVREDGSMVGTIGGGCVEAEVWTAAREVIETGQPRHLTFSLGQDAAYDNGLICGGQLNVFVEPIVPQPRAFIFGAGHISKSLAKVAELAGFDTVVVDDREQFANRERFPDAGEVYAGEYEEIFPKLEINSSSYLIIVTRGHRDDMRVLRWAIGTSAGYVSMIGSRRKVLGVMKELEKEGIARERFDRLHAPMGLEIGAVSPEEIAVSVVAEMIAVRRGAPVEWRNLSKSIYLNPALRPALK; translated from the coding sequence ATGGATATCTTCGACGAGATCGTAGCGCTGCGGCGGAAGGGCCAGCGGAGCGCGCTGGCGACGATCGTGCAGGTGAACGGATCGATCCCTAGCTACGAGAGCGCGAAGCTGCTGGTGCGGGAAGACGGATCCATGGTGGGGACGATCGGCGGGGGCTGCGTGGAGGCGGAGGTGTGGACGGCGGCGCGCGAGGTGATCGAAACCGGGCAACCGCGGCACCTGACGTTTTCGCTCGGCCAGGACGCCGCCTACGACAACGGGCTGATCTGTGGAGGGCAATTGAACGTGTTCGTGGAACCGATCGTGCCGCAGCCGCGTGCGTTCATCTTCGGCGCGGGGCATATTTCGAAGAGCCTTGCGAAGGTAGCGGAGCTGGCCGGGTTCGACACGGTGGTCGTCGACGACCGCGAGCAGTTCGCCAACCGCGAGCGTTTTCCGGACGCGGGCGAGGTGTACGCGGGCGAGTACGAGGAGATCTTTCCCAAACTCGAGATCAATTCGTCGAGCTACCTGATCATCGTGACGCGCGGGCATCGCGACGATATGCGAGTGCTGCGCTGGGCGATCGGGACATCGGCCGGGTACGTGTCGATGATCGGGTCCCGGCGGAAGGTGCTCGGCGTGATGAAAGAGCTAGAGAAAGAAGGCATCGCGCGCGAACGGTTTGACCGGCTGCACGCGCCGATGGGGCTCGAGATCGGCGCGGTGAGTCCGGAAGAGATCGCCGTCTCGGTGGTGGCGGAGATGATCGCGGTGCGGCGCGGCGCGCCGGTGGAGTGGCGGAACCTCTCTAAGTCGATTTACCTCAATCCGGCCTTGCGGCCGGCGCTCAAGTGA
- a CDS encoding nucleotidyltransferase family protein gives MNAEPSQRPAAIILAAGASSRMGSPKPLLKLGGETFADRLIRVFGAHCDPVILVLGHHAAAVERGLKRHGEAAVVRNPDPDRGQTSSLQTGIAACAGSDFLFSPVDAPAVSEGTVAMLVARWRRRTGSEWIFRPRHEGRRGHPVLVCGPVARQLAALDPGEPARETIRAHRAETVFVDVDDAGILSDVDEPDEYRTLAAEWAGGR, from the coding sequence GTGAACGCGGAACCCTCCCAGCGCCCCGCAGCCATCATTCTCGCCGCCGGCGCATCCAGCCGGATGGGGTCACCCAAGCCATTGCTGAAGCTCGGCGGGGAGACGTTCGCGGACCGGCTGATCCGGGTGTTCGGCGCGCATTGCGATCCGGTGATCCTGGTGCTTGGGCATCACGCCGCGGCGGTGGAGCGGGGCCTCAAGCGGCACGGGGAAGCAGCGGTGGTGCGGAACCCGGACCCGGACCGGGGGCAGACCAGTTCACTGCAAACCGGAATTGCGGCGTGCGCGGGCTCGGATTTTCTTTTTTCGCCGGTGGACGCGCCGGCCGTCTCCGAAGGCACCGTAGCGATGCTGGTGGCGCGTTGGCGGCGACGTACGGGCAGTGAGTGGATCTTCCGTCCGCGCCACGAAGGACGGCGCGGGCATCCGGTCTTGGTGTGCGGTCCAGTGGCAAGGCAACTGGCGGCGCTCGATCCGGGCGAGCCGGCGCGGGAAACGATCCGGGCGCACAGGGCGGAAACGGTCTTCGTCGATGTGGACGATGCCGGGATCCTGTCGGATGTGGATGAACCGGATGAGTACCGGACGCTGGCGGCGGAATGGGCGGGCGGGCGATGA
- a CDS encoding FHA domain-containing protein, which produces MSIRTGATGAIRRIRVSTESAGVGRMFESAFRIGRREDVEFRISSDVVSRVHCEVVREYGTWYVRDKGSANGIYVNGERVSAAPVTGPTKVQLGSEGPWVYFDLEAPPAPAADPVAQAMDRYFGEGGGPASEHTMAVRQAYAQAKKKDSRKYQAVIVAAAIFAIVVAGYAWYLRRQVSQQKALALDLFYSMKTLDVDIAGVHKLVRAAGTPDGEEQLRGYRTRREAMGRTYDNFLETLQVYDKSLSPQRRLILRVARIFGESELTMPPEFVSEVERFIGQWKSSDRLINAVRRAQDHGYVEPIANELLAQGLPPQFFYVALQESNFEEMISGPPTRSGIAKGIWQFVPETAVKYGLKLGPLVDLPRPDPADDRHHWDKATPAAVAYIQDLYRTEAQGSGLLVMACYNWGEDRVLPMVRRMPPNPKERNFWKLLAMGKQRIPEETYKYVFSIASAAVIGEDPRLFGFGFDNPLGFLEQRK; this is translated from the coding sequence ATGAGTATCCGCACGGGCGCGACGGGCGCAATCAGGCGGATTCGTGTATCGACGGAGTCGGCGGGGGTGGGCCGGATGTTCGAGAGCGCCTTCCGCATCGGGCGCCGGGAAGACGTAGAGTTCCGGATTTCGAGCGACGTTGTGAGCCGTGTGCATTGCGAGGTGGTGCGCGAGTACGGCACGTGGTACGTGCGGGACAAGGGGAGCGCGAACGGCATCTACGTGAACGGCGAACGAGTGAGCGCGGCGCCGGTGACGGGCCCGACGAAGGTGCAGTTGGGGTCCGAAGGCCCTTGGGTGTACTTCGACCTGGAAGCGCCGCCGGCGCCGGCGGCGGACCCGGTGGCCCAAGCGATGGACCGCTATTTCGGCGAGGGCGGCGGACCGGCGAGCGAGCACACGATGGCGGTTCGCCAGGCCTACGCGCAGGCGAAGAAGAAGGACAGCCGGAAATACCAGGCGGTGATCGTGGCGGCGGCGATATTCGCCATCGTCGTGGCCGGCTACGCCTGGTACCTGCGGCGGCAGGTGAGCCAACAGAAGGCTCTGGCGCTCGACCTGTTCTACTCGATGAAGACGCTCGACGTGGATATCGCCGGCGTCCACAAGCTGGTGCGCGCGGCGGGGACGCCGGACGGCGAGGAACAACTGCGCGGATACCGCACGCGGCGCGAAGCGATGGGGCGCACCTACGACAACTTCCTCGAGACGCTGCAGGTCTACGACAAGAGCCTGTCGCCGCAGCGGCGCCTGATTCTGCGCGTGGCGCGGATCTTCGGGGAGTCCGAGTTGACGATGCCGCCGGAGTTTGTGAGCGAGGTGGAGCGGTTCATCGGGCAGTGGAAGAGCTCAGACCGGCTGATCAACGCCGTTCGCCGGGCGCAGGACCACGGCTACGTGGAGCCCATCGCCAACGAGTTGCTGGCGCAGGGGCTGCCGCCGCAGTTCTTCTACGTGGCGCTGCAGGAGAGTAACTTCGAGGAGATGATCAGCGGACCGCCCACGCGGAGCGGAATTGCGAAGGGAATCTGGCAGTTCGTTCCGGAAACGGCGGTGAAGTACGGGTTGAAGCTGGGTCCGCTGGTGGATCTGCCGCGGCCGGACCCGGCCGACGACCGGCATCATTGGGACAAGGCGACTCCGGCCGCCGTGGCCTACATTCAGGATCTCTACCGGACCGAGGCGCAGGGCTCCGGCCTCCTGGTGATGGCCTGCTACAACTGGGGCGAGGATCGCGTGCTGCCGATGGTGCGAAGGATGCCGCCGAATCCAAAAGAGCGTAACTTCTGGAAATTACTGGCGATGGGCAAGCAACGGATTCCGGAGGAAACCTACAAGTACGTTTTTTCGATCGCTTCGGCGGCGGTGATCGGCGAGGACCCACGGCTATTCGGCTTCGGCTTCGACAACCCGCTCGGGTTCCTCGAGCAGCGGAAGTAG